A window of the Streptomyces luomodiensis genome harbors these coding sequences:
- a CDS encoding family 43 glycosylhydrolase — translation MTRSENPSPIGRRTLLAGVAAGSLGVAAGLPATAAQAAPVEAAPKRRYPSNWPALEPYGLADTRLDLWPREDNSFVLPLELRPRDKERGQVWMRDTYVNCFVVDGRPLYVATGTTRVPGLEVAGPWNDGIFVWVARSLRGPWRLADTTRIRPGAERGKVWSPEFVGENRPGRTVVAPWQEYWYDDQFGKRGQAWAPEVHYFRGKWYIVACMGDHSQKVGSFLLVSDGGVEGPYRLIEGNLEKPFGESFIGGPAFIKPGAYYHIDGSLYTEDDDAWLVLHNNLYAKFRPDMEDIVPATNLPAFQQTPYSPEPYLEGAYVFKYGGKYYLVQAAWNRTSVNPDGTTRYAYDTAGTGRVQYQYDAVVAVSDHFEGPYSQRWTAGVGAGHNNFFEDHDGRLWGTFFRNPNVGYWSDASRLADAAVPGVVRLEWTGPKGNRLYVQRRNRGHAIGG, via the coding sequence GACTGCCCGCGACCGCTGCCCAGGCCGCGCCGGTCGAGGCCGCGCCGAAGCGGCGTTACCCGTCCAACTGGCCCGCACTCGAGCCCTACGGCCTCGCGGACACCCGGCTGGACCTGTGGCCGCGCGAGGACAACTCCTTCGTCCTCCCCCTCGAGTTGCGCCCCCGTGACAAGGAGCGCGGCCAGGTCTGGATGCGGGACACCTACGTCAACTGCTTCGTCGTGGACGGCCGCCCGCTCTACGTCGCCACGGGCACCACCCGCGTCCCCGGACTGGAGGTGGCCGGCCCGTGGAACGACGGCATCTTCGTCTGGGTGGCCCGGTCCCTGCGGGGGCCGTGGCGGCTGGCCGACACGACCCGCATCCGGCCCGGCGCCGAGCGGGGCAAGGTGTGGTCGCCCGAGTTCGTCGGCGAGAACCGGCCCGGACGCACGGTCGTCGCGCCGTGGCAGGAGTACTGGTACGACGACCAGTTCGGCAAGCGCGGCCAGGCCTGGGCCCCGGAGGTGCACTACTTCCGCGGCAAGTGGTACATCGTGGCGTGCATGGGCGACCACTCCCAGAAGGTGGGCTCGTTCCTGCTGGTGAGCGACGGCGGGGTGGAGGGCCCGTACCGGCTCATCGAGGGCAACCTCGAAAAGCCCTTCGGTGAATCGTTCATCGGGGGACCGGCTTTCATCAAACCCGGCGCCTACTACCACATCGACGGCAGCCTCTACACCGAGGATGACGACGCGTGGCTGGTGCTGCACAACAACCTGTACGCGAAGTTCCGGCCCGACATGGAGGACATCGTCCCGGCGACGAACCTCCCGGCGTTCCAGCAGACGCCCTACTCGCCCGAGCCGTATCTCGAAGGCGCGTACGTGTTCAAGTACGGGGGCAAGTACTACCTCGTCCAAGCCGCGTGGAACAGAACGTCCGTCAACCCCGACGGCACCACGCGATACGCGTACGACACGGCCGGCACCGGCCGTGTGCAGTACCAGTACGACGCCGTCGTCGCCGTCTCGGACCACTTCGAGGGCCCGTACTCCCAGCGGTGGACCGCGGGGGTCGGCGCCGGCCACAACAACTTCTTCGAGGATCACGACGGCCGGCTGTGGGGGACGTTCTTCCGCAACCCCAACGTCGGCTACTGGTCCGACGCGTCGCGCCTGGCCGACGCCGCCGTGCCCGGTGTCGTACGGCTGGAGTGGACCGGCCCGAAGGGCAATCGCCTGTACGTCCAGCGCCGTAACCGCGGGCATGCGATCGGCGGTTGA